One Rhinoderma darwinii isolate aRhiDar2 chromosome 4 unlocalized genomic scaffold, aRhiDar2.hap1 SUPER_4_unloc_5, whole genome shotgun sequence genomic window carries:
- the LOC142684088 gene encoding histone H3-like centromeric protein A gives MKPPQKSSSRRKSAQPQKKPAAPPQSPPSSGETSHRPSTQRRRRYRPGARALMEIRKYQKSTNLLIQKTPFFRLVREICLKYSRGVFYYWQSTALMALQESAEDFLMSLFEDSYLFSHQANRGTLFVKDMQLARRIRGIPYEL, from the exons atgaaaccaccccagaaaagctcgtcccgcaggaagtcggcgcagccgcagaagaaacctgcagctcctcctcaatctccgccaa gtagtggggaaacaagtcacagaccgagcacacaacgaagaagacgctaccgcccaggagcccgtgcactgatggaaataagaaagtaccaaaaatcaaccaatctgctcattcagaaaaccccgtttttccgcctg gtgagagagatctgcctgaagtattcccgcggcgtgttttactactggcaaagcaccgcacttatggcgctacaagag tcagctgaggacttcctcatgagtctctttgaagattcttacctcttcagtcaccaggccaataggggcactctctttgtgaaggacatgcagctcgcacggagaatccgaggcatcccgtatgaactgtga